A stretch of Chromatiales bacterium DNA encodes these proteins:
- the rplJ gene encoding 50S ribosomal protein L10: protein MPLNRVQKEAIVSEVADVASKAHSAIAAEYRGLSVEALTKLRVEARKADVYLRVVKNTLARRAVGGTDFECLGDGLTGPLLLAFSMNEPGSAARVISDFAKNNDKLVVRLVAIGGRLLGPGDITTLAKMPTYDQAISLLMAVMKAPIEKLARTINEVPGKLVRTVAAIRDQKQDA from the coding sequence ATGCCACTGAACCGTGTTCAGAAAGAGGCGATCGTTTCTGAGGTCGCGGACGTTGCCAGCAAGGCCCATTCGGCGATTGCCGCCGAGTATCGCGGGCTGAGCGTCGAGGCGCTGACGAAACTGCGCGTCGAGGCTCGCAAGGCCGACGTCTACCTTCGGGTGGTCAAGAACACGCTCGCACGTCGAGCCGTAGGCGGTACCGACTTCGAGTGCCTTGGTGACGGGCTGACCGGCCCGCTGCTGCTGGCGTTCTCGATGAACGAGCCCGGCTCGGCCGCGCGCGTGATCTCCGACTTCGCGAAGAACAACGACAAGCTCGTCGTGCGACTCGTCGCGATCGGCGGCCGCTTGCTCGGCCCCGGCGACATCACGACGCTCGCGAAGATGCCGACCTACGATCAGGCGATCAGCCTGCTCATGGCCGTCATGAAGGCCCCGATCGAAAAGCTCGCACGCACGATCAACGAAGTGCCCGGCAAGCTTGTTCGCACCGTGGCCGCGATTCGCGATCAGAAACAAGACGCCTGA